CCAAGCAAAATCGCCACAATCAATGTTCCAATCACATTATTATTAGAAAATGCGTCAAATATTGAAGTTGGCACGTTGTGAGTCAATCCCAAAACGACCTTGCCAAATGACGCTGTGCCAATATTATCAATTCGTTGAGCGTAGTGTTCCGATACCGAACTTTCTTGAATCGTTTTAATATCCACTAAATCGGAAAAGTTAAAATTCATCGCCAATAAATAGGAAAGCAATGACGCTCCTACTATCGAAACGACAAAAAAGCTAATAACTTGGCTAAACTTTTTTCCTAAACTTTTTCGATGATCCAAGCTTACAATCGTTGTGGTCACACTAATAAAAACGATAGGAACAATCATCATCTTCAATGATCGAATGTAGACATTGGAAACCGACTTCAAATAATATTTAAATTCATCATAGACCCCATCTTTCATCAAGTAAAATATCAAGACACCGAAAATGACTCCCAAAACAACTGCTGTCAAATTTTTGACAATAGACTTTTGAAACTTTTTTCCTGTCCATCTTATGGCTACAACCGCCAATATCATAAAAACTAGCCCTAACGCTACCTCCATATCAACTTCTCCTAAATTAAAACTCTAAAATTGCACATTTAATAAGAGTCAAAATACGATTTTAAATTAACGAATCGTGACTAAAATCAAATCGCTCATAAATGCTAACGAACAACATTTCGTAAAATTACGAACATAAGAAGATTAATTTGAAAGAGTATTGATGTTTATCACGATTAGTTTTTCATGACTATCTGAATCATCATTCTCTGTATTTTTCACAACAAAATAATATGGGATAAAAAATAATTCATGATAATGTCTATAATCTTCAGACAACTCTTTGATGATGATTCTTAGAAAACATTAAATTCTAAACTGTATGCCTCACAACTACAAGCTTTGTGAACTTTAAAAAATAAAATTTGCCAAAAAATAAGGCTTCTTATCAACAAAGAAGCCTTCAATAATTAAAGACATTTAGCCAGCCATGCTCTGAACTCTGCTCGGAAATCGATATATTCTTTCATCAATCCTGAAATATTCTGATTCATATCCTCATGATAAGTCATCAATTCTTCTCCTTCTGCAAATTTCTTGTCAGACGCCAAGCTTTTCAACTGTATTTCATGAGCTTCAACTTTTTCCTTCGTATCATCCGCAACCTTTAATAAGATCGCTATTTGATTTTGGAATTTTTCCACCTCTACTTTTCTTGACTCATCCGTAAATTTTGAAGTCACTTCAAGCAATTTCTTATCAAAAAAGCTTATCCCTTCTTTAATAAAATCCATCTCTTTTGACCAAACTTCATGATCATGATGCAAAACCCCTATTGACACAAACTTCGTTTCCATATATGCTACACTTTTTATTCTCAAAACTGCCTGAGATAAAAAATGTTAGCGTATTACTTTTTCTATATAGCTTTGCTTATCAATTCGGTAATAAACGGCATTGGAAATCCCTTTGCATTCATCATTTTTCCAAAACTCCATCCCCAACTTCTCAATAACCTTGATAGAAGCTACATTATTCCTATCAGAACGAGCGATCACATCATCGAGATCCAGATTTTCAAATCCATAATTCAATGACGCAATTGCGGATTCAGTAGCGTAGCCTTTCCCCCATTCATTTCTAAAGAAACGATAGCCTAAATCAACCAAGCCCTCTTCATTGAGCTTAAGTCCGCACCATCCCAAAAAACGGCCTGACTCCTTCAAAACCACAGCCCACCGGCCATAACCATTCTTTTTATAATCCGAATAGCCTGATAAAAAAGTTTTCGCTTCTTCAACATCTTGAAAGCCAACGTCTCCAGTGTACTTCAAAACTTCCTTATCCTCATTCAAATCATAAAAATCTCTTGCATCACCAACATTCAGTTCACGTAAGATTAACCTTTTTGTTTCAATAATCATATCTATAGATTTAATCTAATCCATGTTTTTTATAACCAAAAATTTGGTAAACAACATAGTTTTTATTCGTCAAATGATTTTCCAAATCCAAATTTCTTATTCTTACTACATAAGTCACATCGCCATATTCAATATCAAAATTAGTCTTCTTGGTGAATGACTCTAAGACAGTATCTTTTTCATGCAAAATAACCTGAGTAGCTATTCCATTTCCATAGGTATTGATTCTGTCAAAAACAGGTTTTATAGTGAATGGCAAATCATTATATCTGGTCTTATAAAAATCATTCGGCTCATTCCAATGCGACTTATCCACATCCGCTCTGAAATTCTTTTTACGAATAAAATACTTAACCTCAGAGTATGGCATGAGATGCAAAGAATCAAACAAGCCAAGTTTTCCCAAACGCGATTTAATACTGCCTACAGATATTGTGTCGTTTAAATACACTTCATAATCTTTGCTCAAAGAAATCGACCCTTTCTCCATTTCTCCAAGCCTTAAGCCACTATCATCAAATACATGCCAATCTCTACCCAATACTAATTTACCCTCAAGATCTCTTATCTGCATCTGCTTGCTTAATTGTATATCTATAAAATAAACAATGCCCATAACCCCGGCCAAAACACCTGTTGCGACCCATACTCCAAAGTTTATTTTATTGCTTCCCAAGCCTCCAAACAAGTAATGAACAATTATGGCAATACCCAAACCGAAACAAATAGAACTAACTATCGAGATGTTTTCAAGAAACTTTAACGCTCCCACTCCCATCAGAAAAAAAGATATGCCTATTGCCAAAGCCAATAGTTGGGTTCTTGCCAACTTATGAATTTCCTTTTCCTCAACTGAATTTTTCGAACTATTCTTGGGACCATCCAACGTTTCTCTCATATATATTTAGTATAATTT
The Aureibacter tunicatorum DNA segment above includes these coding regions:
- a CDS encoding GNAT family N-acetyltransferase, which produces MIIETKRLILRELNVGDARDFYDLNEDKEVLKYTGDVGFQDVEEAKTFLSGYSDYKKNGYGRWAVVLKESGRFLGWCGLKLNEEGLVDLGYRFFRNEWGKGYATESAIASLNYGFENLDLDDVIARSDRNNVASIKVIEKLGMEFWKNDECKGISNAVYYRIDKQSYIEKVIR